From Colias croceus chromosome Z, ilColCroc2.1:
gaattttagaaagtatttatatgaatagtTGATAATTGTCTATTTTCCGTAGTTTGCTGTGTTAAAGTTAGTGTTGACAGTCTTCGACAATATTTTGAGCGATTAGATAGgatttaactttttatcgAAATTAGAATAATACTTGTGTTCGGATACACGCACGGAATATAGCGATATGTTTTGTAACGTGTATCGGACAAGAGCGGTCTCCATACTGGCGTTCTTGCGGTGGACTCAGTGTAGGAAGTTAAGACAGTACATTTACGATTTGTCAAAAAAACATTCAGGTTTTTTGGCAATCCATACAACATAGGCAGTGAACGTCCATTGAAAGCATGCCTGTATGTAGACCCTTCAGTTATAGTGTATCACTAGATGTTATGTTTCCCTGTGGACCGAACGAACGGCTTAATTTTAAGAGCCTAATATTTGTAGCATTCGAATATAAGTAGATGTAAGCGATCTTTGTTTGCGAAGTAGGAGAGTATTCACTATTTGTACACAGACGGAACCAATGTACTAGGCTTAGCGAACACTTAAgagatataattatattctaagtAAGTAGGAAGACTTACAATAATGCATTTACTTGAATCTGGCCTTACTTTCTTGTTGTACTATCTAGCTTATAGTCTAGTGATGAAAGTAGTCGTACGGAGTCTCATTCCCTCGTgctatatattatagttaatttaatgataggccactaataataatgatgTACAATAAAACACCCTCTCTGCCTTAGTGACGCTGTTCTTACCCCTAATGCTATTAATGAAATATCACGTTagattgaaattattatgtaccttgTAAATACGAATTCTAATGGCTGGTGTAAAATATGAGCACTATGGAAAACTTTAATTCCTAACAATGGTCCAAACTTCACTcgcttttttatttgtactataCGATTATACAATTtctatatagataaataaataatgataattagtatagatataatgtcttatgctttaattttattttataaatgtaaatcatGTATTTGACGAAATGCTTAATTTTCATAATCGAATTTTATGAGAAAAGGTTGATACCAAAtgcagtatttttattttatattctacaTCTTTGTACccaaataaaagcaataatcTAACTTTGGTCGTTTTATTCAATATGTCCATTATATCCGTCACTATACTTTACAATACgcaaagaaaagaaaaaatgaGCCTGAACTCTTCTAGTTTTCACTTAgtatttacaaacattaaGCTTATCACAGTTTCACCAAGAACAACTTCCtgatgttaaataaatgtttttctcGATTGTACCTGAGAATTCCTAACAAACCAGTATCAGTAATGAAGTGCTACAGTAGTCTCCtgttaatatgttttatacaaaatattctcGCTGTGAAAGTGAAAGTCATAATGCATTCCGAACAAGAGGATTCCAGAATGGAGGAAGAAGATAGTCCACATACCGAAAGTTGGGATTATAAGAAAAAGGTTGAAATAACTATGTTACCTTTTCTACGGAAAGCTCACAGGCATGCACTTGAAAAGCAGATAGAGTATGAAGAGGAGAGACCAACTACCGAGAAGACTAAGACGATCCATCCCAACGAAATGATATTTCCCTTGATATATCGCCAAAGTCATATAAATAGTATGTTTAAATTCGGTGAGAACTGGTATACTTGGTCAACTGAAAAGAGGACAGATGGGTCGAAGGcaatcaattattatgtttgttcCGACGAACCGAAGCACTGTGATGAAGTTGGTTGGGTAagatttcattatatttaagaCATTGTTAAATAGGAACTCAGTTACAGTGGGTTAACATGCAGTTTCTTTGAATTTACTGTGTGatcaatttcaaataaattatgtgtttttatgaagatataatattaacttaaataaaattattgcttaACAGGAGCGCACAGATGCAATACCAAGATGCGCATTTCAAATAGATTCCCTGATGCCAGATGACCGCGCTTGTTTGAACAGTTTTGGTGTGGAGCCTCACACTAACGGGGTTTGCGATGGAGGCGAACAAATGaaggtaattaatatttttttaaattgttatacaATGTTATTAGTGGACAATTCGTAGTTGTTCTAAATTAATAGTTTCATAAGTTGGGTGGCGGTTGATGAGACTGATATACGCCACGTACTTTTTTCCGCTCTAGGTAGATATGCGTAAACGTGATCTTACTTCGCTAAAAAGGTTCCCAGTTTGTCCTAAAGTTAGTTCGGTTCggttggatttttttaaatcataaaatccATTGGTTTTTACTTAATTATGTTATACTCTCAGGTTAGCGACATGGTACGAGCATGTGGTTCACGGATACGTTCTTTGTGGCGATTCTTACGCGTGGGACAGAGGCCTGCCAACGCAGCAAAACCAGCTGATGTTAATTCTCTAATTTGCGAAGACGAAGAGGAGTGTTATATCACTATTGAATATAGAGTAAGAAAAAATTTGACTATTATTCATAACTTAGATTGAAAAGAAATGTAATTACGTACACTCAATACAcgattttcaataaatttctttCTAGTTTATAGGAAGTTGTAGGCTTTCGGTGTGATAATATTGCACTGCGTATTTTTAACTTGatgtttttggttttattgcattcaaatactttataaatataaatgtataaagagtacaaaaaattcgatcacgaggcgggactcgccGCATCCTTTCACGCTACTCCACCCCggattatatatatttttaactttcatAGGTACACCACGACAGGATTACCTTTTCTCTTCACGAGCCATCTCGAGGACAGACCTTCAAAAGTGCTTTAAAGCGAGAAGTACCCACAGAAGAAGAAAATAAAGTATCAGTAGTTGCTGAAACCCGACCACGTGTCGCACACAAAGTCAAAAAAACACGCGAAGATGAACAACACCCACGGAAAAAGTACCGTTTGAGATCCAGAAGTAAAGTTGCTGAAGGCAAAGGCATTGTGAAGGAAAGAAACGACTCCGGTTATGGAAGGAGaactttgaaaaataaaattaaaataaaagaagatATATCGGAAGATGTTTCTGATAAGTGActcgttttaaaatatagatatgttttgtaaattaacgtctttttattttgtatcgtataaaataattcatctaGAATTAGCCCAGTGTTGCCCAGACAAACACGAGATTAAAACATACTGGTTGATAAAGAACGCTTTTTAGGGgttaagaattttaaaatcggttGAGCAGCAGACCTGAATcgtaaaatacttatttgtaACAACCCTTCGAAAAAAAGGTAAGCATTTGCAGATTCTTAAGCTTGTGTCTGTATAGTTTATCTACTCATGAGCTTAGTCTTAGTGAGCAATTGAGCATTAACGTTATCAGATAAAATTGTgcagtaattttatttcaattagaaccacagttgacagatatatactacgtacattcagttaggaaactaagcccctgcgatgaaattatgacgtatagctatagggttacctttttgatatttaaccgactttaaaaataaaggaggaggttatcaattcggcctgtatatttctgtttgctttttttcacagttgattttgtggtaattttgagattaaaacccgttaaaatacaaaaatggtgtagcctaaatatgaatttacaagaacaaacaatccgaattaatacagcttgtaaaagtaaatacgtttttatcagtgctatatttcgaaatctagttttgttatggacgccgaaggctattaaaatgtacctaaattatttataatgcttgatatttgtattatacatataaataattattttaaaccagaatttacaatacttgtatgtaggtatacctacaaaattatttttaaaacgataaattaaattaaattaaaaaacacaaaatatgcaaaaataaattaaaattattattatacgagcatagaacctctacctttttgtttcaggaagaaaaagaaaatagtttgacaggcttagtgcttgacaaagtggagacgccacgtatcgataaaaatacaataattataatatctatctttttcttccctaatatttacgtaattatgcacataaatttaaacaagatttttttaaggtttccatttttttagattttcgtgctcttctagattgcgtaaaaaatagatgcgatctttaaacagactggactcctaataggtactatttgtagctatcattttaGTAGAAAATttgtcaacataatttaaaactcatgctgccatatctatagaaattaaaaaatagtctctttttaacttgtagtcagatacggtatttacaaatatgtatatttattgaaagggctacaaactgaaactatcgatatttatttaatgtgaaatgacatcactttaaacttttttccatactatattcaaaatctatggatgtgtcacccgctactatcgatccccctcaataccctcgaaaacacgcttgatgggggggagccatttcgaacattttgtatgaagtttccttactgtatgtatctgtaggtatattgtgatgggggggagccatttcgaacattttgtatgaagtttccttactgtatgtatctgtatattgtgttagAACCTACTTATTATGAATCTGTCGCTGGAATTTTAGCATTTCGTCGTTGACGTCGTatatttagcaaaaaaaaattgaataaagatAA
This genomic window contains:
- the LOC123705263 gene encoding uncharacterized protein LOC123705263, which translates into the protein MLNKCFSRLYLRIPNKPVSVMKCYSSLLLICFIQNILAVKVKVIMHSEQEDSRMEEEDSPHTESWDYKKKVEITMLPFLRKAHRHALEKQIEYEEERPTTEKTKTIHPNEMIFPLIYRQSHINSMFKFGENWYTWSTEKRTDGSKAINYYVCSDEPKHCDEVGWERTDAIPRCAFQIDSLMPDDRACLNSFGVEPHTNGVCDGGEQMKVSDMVRACGSRIRSLWRFLRVGQRPANAAKPADVNSLICEDEEECYITIEYRVHHDRITFSLHEPSRGQTFKSALKREVPTEEENKVSVVAETRPRVAHKVKKTREDEQHPRKKYRLRSRSKVAEGKGIVKERNDSGYGRRTLKNKIKIKEDISEDVSDK